Part of the Methylorubrum populi genome is shown below.
TGGCTGCTGACGCGGACCGTCGCCGTGCCGCTCGGCCTGTACTACCTGCCCTCGGTCGCGGTCAGCGTCTTTCGGCCGGAGCCTGCGGTGGACGGTTACATCGAGGCGAGCCGCGCGCCGCTGATCCTCCGGCCCGGACCCGCGCTCGCCAACATTCAGGATCTCGCCGGGCTTCCCGCCGCCCTCGCCGAGCAGGCGCCACGCTACGGAACGATCGGCGTCCCGAGCGTGATCGTCGCCGGTGATGCCGACCCGATCGTCCAAACGCGCCTGCAGGCGGATCCCTTGAGCCGGGCAATGCCGCACGCCCGGCAGGTCGTGCTGCCGGGCGCCGGACACATGGTGACCTATACCGCCCCCGACCGGCTGGTGCGTGAGGTCGAGGCCCTAGCGGAGGCGGTGTCGCGTTAGGCCCGCTCGGCGTGCTCGCGGGTGACGAAGGCGATGCGCACCATGTTCGTCGCGCCCGGAATGCCGAACGGTACGCCCGCCACCACGATGACCCGATCGCCGATCTCGGCGAAGCGCTCGCGCACCGCGAACTTCGCCGCGCGGAACGCCATGTCGTCCACGTCGCTGGCATCCTTGGTGACGATCGGGTGCACGCCCCAGGCCATGGTGAGGCGCCGCGCCGTCTCGCGCTTCGGCGTCAGGGCGATGACGCTGGCATTGGGCCGCGCGCGCGCCAGCCGCAGAACCGTCGAGCCGGAATGCGTCCACGCCATGATCGAGCGCAGGCCGAGCGCCTCGACGATCTGATGCGCCGCGGCGGCGATGGCGTCGGAGGCGGTCGGCTCCGGCTCGGAGCGCTGCGCCATCAGAATCGACCAGTACAGCGCGTCACGCTCCACCTGCTCGGCAATCCGGCTCATGGTGCCGATCGCCTCGACCGGGAACTGGCCGGCGGCGCTCTCGGCCGAGAGCATGACCGCATCCGCGCCCTCGTAGACAGCGGTGGCGACGTCCGACACCTCGGCGCGGGTCGGCACCGGCGCGGTGATCATCGATTCGAGCATCTGCGTCGCAACGACGACCGGCTTGCCGAGCCGGCGCGCACCGCGGGTGATCCGCTTCTGCACCCCCGGCACCTGTTCGAGGGGCATCTCGACGCCGAGGTCGCCGCGGGCGACCATGATGCCGTCGGAAATCTCGATGATCTCGTCGAGGCGCGAGAGCGCCTGCGGCTTCTCGATCTTGGCCATCACCTGGGCGCGTCCGGCGGCGACCTTCTTCACCTCGGCCACGTCCTCCGGCCGCTGCACGAAGGAGACGGCGATCCAGTCGGCCCCCGCGGCGAGACCCGCTTCGAGATCGCCGCGATCCTTCTCGGTCATCGCCGGCAGCGGCAATACGGTGTGGGGCAGCGACACGCCCTTGCGATTCGAGATGCGCCCGCCGACCTCGACACGGGTGACAGCACGTCCCTCGCTCACCTCGGTGACGACGAGGCGGAGCTTGCCGTCGTCGATCAGAATTCCGTGATCGGGTTCCAGCGCCGTCAGGATCTCGGGGTGAGGGAGATAGACGCGATCGGCATTGCCCGGCGTCGGATCGGAGTCGAGCACGAAAGTCTGCCCGTTCTCGAGCTCGGCCGCATCGCCGACGAAGGTGCCGAGCCGCAGCTTCGGCCCCTGAAGGTCCACGAGGATGCCGATCGGCCGCTTGGCCTCGCGCTCGATGGTGCGAATCACCTCGATCCGCTCGGGCAGCTTTTCGCGGGCCAAGTGGCTCATATTGATCCGGAACACGTCCGCTCCGGCGTGAAACAGCTTCTCGATCATCTCCGGCGTGTCGGATGCCGGGCCGAGAGTGGCGACGATCTTGGTGCGGCGCGAGCGCTTCAATGGAGCCTCCAACACCCGCTGGACCCGCAGGTCGCGGACATCGCGCGCGGGAACGGCCCGGCGGATGCGCGGCACCTTATGAGATGGTGCCGTTGGCCGGACGGGGGCTTGCGGGCCAGAAGCATCGCCCGGCCCCGAAGGTCAAGGCCGCACCACGAACCTGTGTCATGAATTTTTGGACGGCGGGAACCTCTGCTTCGAAAGCTCGTTCGTTTGGCCTTTTAACTTCACGGTACTTGCAGGTTTAACATTTCGTGAACGCAACTGGTGCGGCATCCAGGCTGCGTGTTGCTGGAAAGTCATAGGCAGCTTGGCCGCAACGCTGCTAGCGTGAGCATTGAAATCAGCACATCCAAAAAGGCGATCCTCACCGTGATCAGAGCTCTCCTCCTGGGTAGCGCCGCAGCGCTCGCGACCACCGCGGCCCTTGCCGCCGACCTGCCCCGCCGTGAGGCTCCGCCGGTCGCCTTCACCCCGGTCCCGGTCTTCACCTGGACCGGCTTCTACGCCGGCCTGCACACCGGCTACGCCTTCACCGACAACCCGAATATCCAGACCCGCGGCAACGATCCCTTCACGGCCGCCAACGTCGCGCTCGGCCGCCGGGCCGCCTCGATCAAGAGCGAGGTCGACGGCTTCTCCCGCATCGGCGGCGGCTTCGGCTACAATGTTCAGTTCACCCCCGGCTCCGGCTTCGTGGCGGGCGTCGCCTTCGACGCCACCTGGCTCGACCTCGACAAGCGGACCGGCTTCTACGGCACGCCGAACCCGGTCGTCGGCAATGCCAGCGTCTACACGCAGAACCTCGACTTCCTCGGCACCGTCAACGGTAAGCTCGGCTACGCCTTCGACCGGTTCCTGGTCTACGGCACCGGCGGTCTCGCCTTCGGTCACGTCAGCTACGGCGCGGATTTCTACAACCCGGGCGCCACCCTGCTGCAGTACACCGGCGGCGGTCGCAAGATCTTCGAGACCGGCTACAACTACGGCGGCGGCATCGAGTACGCGATCCCGGCCGACAGCTTCCTGACCTATTTCTCCATCGGCCGCTACCTCGGCATCAAGTCCGACGTCACCATCAAGGCGGAGTACATCCGCTACGATCTCGGCAGCCGCAACGTTCTGGTCGGTTCGGTTCCGGGCGGCCCGGGCGGTTCCTATACCTCGCGCTTCTCGACCGAGGGCAGCCTGATCCGCGCCGGCTTCAACTACAAGTTCGGCGGTCTCTGAGCCTCGTTTCGATCATTGATCGGAAATGGCGGGCGCCCCGAGGGGCGCCCGTTTTCGTTTGCGGGGCAAACATCCCGGTGATCGATCGAACGCGTTCGGTCGTATGGATCCGCCAAGCCGGCGCGGGCGGGGAGACGGGCTCAGGGCGACCTGACTGGAAAGCGGTCTTGGGTGGCTTCGCGCACAGTAGAAGAGACTGGAAACCGCGGGCCACGCTCGCTCCTGCGCGACTTGACCAATCCGTGAGGAGAGCCGCGACGATTGAAGCCGCTCAGATCTGGCCCGCTGGCCTCCGCCTCACGGTCCGCCGGCGAGCGGCTGCCCGGGATCGGAGAGCTGAATCGTCCAGTTCCGCTGCTGACCGGTATCGACCTCGATGAAGCCGTTGCGGTCGAAGCCGCGGGCGAGACAATCCTCGACACCACGAATCGTGAAGGCGGTGTCGCGGGTGCACATCATCGCCCGGCCGCTCCACTCGCCGCCGCGCGTATAGTCGACGGCATAGATGTAGTAGAACTGCGCCGCCAGCGATCCCCGAAGCAGGGTTTCGCAATTGCGCGGCTTCAACTCCCACCAGCCTTCCGTCACCCAGCCCTGCGCATCGCGGTAGCCCAGCGTCACGCCGACCTTGCTGGCGGTCTGGTTGCACAGGCGCAGATCGGCGAGGGCCGGGAAGGGGAGGGCGGCGAGGCCCGCCGCGAGGCCGAAGCCCAGGAGGGCCCGCCGGGCGCGGCGAGCTTCGGGTGGGGCTTCAGCCCACGAGGATGACGCGACAATCGTTGACATTGGTACGGGTGGGGCCCGGCTGAACGAGATCGCCGATTGTCGCGAAGAATCGCGTCGAATCATTGTCCTTCAGCATCGCCTGCGGATCGAGCCCGGCGGCGCGCGCCCGCGCCAGCGTTGTCTCATCGACGAGGCCGCCTGCCGGATCGGTCGCCGCGCCGCGCCCGCCATCGGTGCCGTCTGTATCCGCAGCGATCCCGGCGATGCCCTCGGCCGCGTCGAGAGCGAGGGCCAGCGCCAGCGCGTATTCCTGGTTCGGCCCACCGTCACCCTCGCCGCGGATGGTGACGGTAAGTTCGCCGCCCGAGATCAGCGCCACGCGCCGGCCGGCCTGCTTCGCCTCGAGTGCCAGCCGCGCGTGTTCGGCGGCAACCTCGCGGGCCTCGCCTTCGAGATCGGAGCCCAGCATCACCGGTTCGTAGCCGGCGCGGCGCGCGGCTTCGGCCGCGGCTTCCAGGGCATCGATCGGGCGGGCGATGATGCGGTACTCGGCCCTGGCGAAAGCCGGATCGCCCGCCTTCGGCGTCTCGTTGGCCGGATCGTTAAGAAGGGCCAAGGCCGAGTCGGGCAGGCTGATGCCGCGCCGCTCGCAGATCGCCCGCGCGTCCGCCAGCGTCGAAGGATCCGGCACGGTCGGGCCGGAGGCGATCACGGACGGATCGTCGTGCGGCACGTCCGAGATCGCCAGCGTCAGGATCGATTTCGCGTTCCGCGCGGCAACCGCGAGCCGGCCGCCCTTGATGCGCGAGAGGTGCTTGCGCACGGCGTTGATCTCGTTGATCGGCGCGCCCGAGCGCAGCAGCGCCTTGGTAATCGCCTGCTTTTCCGTGAGCGTCAGGTTGCCGGCCGGCGCGATCCAGTTCGCGGAGCCGCCGCCGGAGAGCAGCACGAGGACCTCGTCCTCCGGACCGGCGCTCGCGGCGATGGACAGGGCCTCCTTCGTGGCTTCGATACCGGCCGCGTCGGGGACAGGGTGGCCCGCCTCGACCATGCGGATGCCGGGCGCGTCCTCGCCGTAGCCGTGCCGCGCCACCGCGAGGCCGATGATACGATCCTCCGGCACGCCGTGTTCCTGGCGGTAGAACCGGCTCGCCACCGCGGCCATGCTGCCGCCGGCCTTGCCCGCACCGAGGATGATCAGCCGCCCGGGCGTTGGTGCCGGCAGATGCCCGACGAGGCACTTGCGCGGATGGGCGGCGGCGATCGCCTCGTCGAGGATCGACGAGAGGAGGGCGCGACGCTCCGCATTGGCCGGATCGGTCGGGACAGGGGCAGTCATGAGCGTCCTCGCACGGTTCTTGTTTGAGCGTTTGCTTGCCCGAGCGCTGCCGTGTCGGCAAGCCTTCGCGGTTTCACAAAACTTTCGTGCCGCGGAGCATTCTTTTTGACCGCGGCGCGGCCCATCCGCCTCGCGGGCCTGCCATACCGGGCCGACCCCTTCCGATCCGGCCGCGCCGGCCCAGATATCCGCCTATGCTGTCCGTCGAACCCGAGATTCAAACCCTCCCCGAACATCCTGTGGAGCGTATCGAGGGCGATCCGTCCCGTGGTCTCCTTCTCGTCTGCGAGCATGCCTCGAACGCGGTGCCGGACGACCTCGCGCGCCTTGGGGTTCCGGAACCGGAATTTTCCCGCCACATCGCCTACGACATCGGCGCCGCGGAAGTGACCCGCCGGCTCGCCGCCCGGCTCGGCGTGCCGGCCGTGCTGACCCAATTCTCGCGTCTGATCATCGATCCGAACCGGGGGCGGCTCGACCCGACCCTGGTGATGCGCCTGTCCGACGGCGCGATCGTGCCGGGCAATGCCCGCATCGACGCGGCCGGCGTGGCCGAGCGGATCCGGCGCTTCTACGTGCCTTTCGACCGCGCCGTGGACGAGGCGGTCGCGGCGGCGGAAGCGGCCGGCATGCGCCCGATGATCGTCACGATGCACAGCTTCACGCCGTTCTGGCGCACGATCGCCCGCCCGTGGCAGGTCGGCGTTCTCTACGATCGGGACGCGGGCTTGAGCCGCCTGATCATCGAGGCGCTGAAGGCCGACCCTGCGGGCCTGTGCGTCGGAGACAACGAGCCCTATGGCGGCGGATTGCCGGGCGATACGATTGATCGGCACGCCACCGCCCGAGGCCTGCCCAACGCTCTGATCGAGATCCGCCAAGATCTCATCGGCGGGCCGGAAGGCCAGGAGGAGTGGGCGCAACGCTTCGCCCGCATCCTGGGGCCGATGCTGCGCCCGGCCGCTTGACGCCACCGCCTGGCGGGACGACCTCTGCGGCATCCGATCGACACAGAGAGCCGCACCATGTCCGATCCCACGATGTCCGATCCCATGAACGGAATCGAGCCCGCGACGCAGACCGAGCTGGAGGCGGCCGTGTTCCGACGCCTCGTCTCGCATCTGCGCAACCGCAGCGACGTCCAGAACATCGACCTGATGAATCTGGCCGGCTTCTGCCGCAACTGCCTGTCGAACTGGCTCAAGGATGCGGCGGACGAGCGCGGCCTCGACGTCACCAAGGACCAGAGCCGCGAGCACGTCTACGGCATGCCCTACGAGGAGTGGAAGCGGAAGCACCAGAGCGAGGCGAGCCCTGACCAGCAGGCACGCTTCGCGTCGAGCCAGGGCGGCGGTCACTGAGGCAAACGCCCGGCATCAACGAGCGGGTAAGGTTGATGCCGTAATCCCGGGGCATCCGGCGTGGGTCTTCGGACGCACGCCATCCCTCGCATGAAGGAGCGCCGCCATGGCCGCCTCGCCTGCCCCCGCCGTCGATCCGTCCTCGGTCGCCGCCGACCAGCTCAAGAGCATCATCGAGCGCATCGAGCGTCTCGAAGAGGAGAAGGCCGGCATCGCGGGCGACATCAAGGACGTCTACGCCGAAGCCAAGGCCAACGGGTTCGACGTGAAGGTGCTGCGCAAGATCATCTCCCTGCGCAAGCGCGACCACGACGAGCGCCAGGAGGAGGAGGCGATCCTCGAACTGTACCTTCAGGCCCTGGGGATGGCGTAAAGCTCTCCGTTGATGGGAGGCGTAAGCGGTCCAGGGACGCAACCGTCCCGGACATGGGGTGCCCTGGATTGCTGACGCCAAGCCTCGCAACGACGGAAAAACGGTACGCCTCCGGCCACGGCGAGCGGATATCTCGGTGCCGCAGGCCGGCCGTAACCGCCTCGGCACCACCGGACTTGATCATCCATTCGAGCCGGTGGTCGCGATAATCCCGGCGCCGCCCGACCGTCATGTCGTGGTCCACGGCGGCGGTATCGAACGCCGCGAAGGCCACCGCGACCGAAGGCCTCCCTCCCAGGCACGCGGGCCAGCGGGCCAGTGGCGTATCGGATTCCGATCCCAGGCCGTGCTGCACCGAGCGCGCGACCATCGGCGCCGCAGCCGTGCGTCGGTCCAGCCGAAGCGGTCACTGCCATCAATCGGCCTCATCGACGGGCGGCGGGATCGCGCGGAAGAGGTCACGGTGGCATCGAAGATCGTGACATCCCCTTCGATCAGCACCGGCACCCCGGTGCGGGG
Proteins encoded:
- a CDS encoding outer membrane protein; the encoded protein is MIRALLLGSAAALATTAALAADLPRREAPPVAFTPVPVFTWTGFYAGLHTGYAFTDNPNIQTRGNDPFTAANVALGRRAASIKSEVDGFSRIGGGFGYNVQFTPGSGFVAGVAFDATWLDLDKRTGFYGTPNPVVGNASVYTQNLDFLGTVNGKLGYAFDRFLVYGTGGLAFGHVSYGADFYNPGATLLQYTGGGRKIFETGYNYGGGIEYAIPADSFLTYFSIGRYLGIKSDVTIKAEYIRYDLGSRNVLVGSVPGGPGGSYTSRFSTEGSLIRAGFNYKFGGL
- a CDS encoding N-formylglutamate amidohydrolase — encoded protein: MLSVEPEIQTLPEHPVERIEGDPSRGLLLVCEHASNAVPDDLARLGVPEPEFSRHIAYDIGAAEVTRRLAARLGVPAVLTQFSRLIIDPNRGRLDPTLVMRLSDGAIVPGNARIDAAGVAERIRRFYVPFDRAVDEAVAAAEAAGMRPMIVTMHSFTPFWRTIARPWQVGVLYDRDAGLSRLIIEALKADPAGLCVGDNEPYGGGLPGDTIDRHATARGLPNALIEIRQDLIGGPEGQEEWAQRFARILGPMLRPAA
- a CDS encoding DUF1244 domain-containing protein, encoding MSDPMNGIEPATQTELEAAVFRRLVSHLRNRSDVQNIDLMNLAGFCRNCLSNWLKDAADERGLDVTKDQSREHVYGMPYEEWKRKHQSEASPDQQARFASSQGGGH
- a CDS encoding DUF1036 domain-containing protein, encoding MSTIVASSSWAEAPPEARRARRALLGFGLAAGLAALPFPALADLRLCNQTASKVGVTLGYRDAQGWVTEGWWELKPRNCETLLRGSLAAQFYYIYAVDYTRGGEWSGRAMMCTRDTAFTIRGVEDCLARGFDRNGFIEVDTGQQRNWTIQLSDPGQPLAGGP
- a CDS encoding DUF2312 domain-containing protein; amino-acid sequence: MAASPAPAVDPSSVAADQLKSIIERIERLEEEKAGIAGDIKDVYAEAKANGFDVKVLRKIISLRKRDHDERQEEEAILELYLQALGMA
- a CDS encoding glycerate kinase type-2 family protein; protein product: MTAPVPTDPANAERRALLSSILDEAIAAAHPRKCLVGHLPAPTPGRLIILGAGKAGGSMAAVASRFYRQEHGVPEDRIIGLAVARHGYGEDAPGIRMVEAGHPVPDAAGIEATKEALSIAASAGPEDEVLVLLSGGGSANWIAPAGNLTLTEKQAITKALLRSGAPINEINAVRKHLSRIKGGRLAVAARNAKSILTLAISDVPHDDPSVIASGPTVPDPSTLADARAICERRGISLPDSALALLNDPANETPKAGDPAFARAEYRIIARPIDALEAAAEAARRAGYEPVMLGSDLEGEAREVAAEHARLALEAKQAGRRVALISGGELTVTIRGEGDGGPNQEYALALALALDAAEGIAGIAADTDGTDGGRGAATDPAGGLVDETTLARARAAGLDPQAMLKDNDSTRFFATIGDLVQPGPTRTNVNDCRVILVG
- the pyk gene encoding pyruvate kinase: MKRSRRTKIVATLGPASDTPEMIEKLFHAGADVFRINMSHLAREKLPERIEVIRTIEREAKRPIGILVDLQGPKLRLGTFVGDAAELENGQTFVLDSDPTPGNADRVYLPHPEILTALEPDHGILIDDGKLRLVVTEVSEGRAVTRVEVGGRISNRKGVSLPHTVLPLPAMTEKDRGDLEAGLAAGADWIAVSFVQRPEDVAEVKKVAAGRAQVMAKIEKPQALSRLDEIIEISDGIMVARGDLGVEMPLEQVPGVQKRITRGARRLGKPVVVATQMLESMITAPVPTRAEVSDVATAVYEGADAVMLSAESAAGQFPVEAIGTMSRIAEQVERDALYWSILMAQRSEPEPTASDAIAAAAHQIVEALGLRSIMAWTHSGSTVLRLARARPNASVIALTPKRETARRLTMAWGVHPIVTKDASDVDDMAFRAAKFAVRERFAEIGDRVIVVAGVPFGIPGATNMVRIAFVTREHAERA